A segment of the Moorena sp. SIOASIH genome:
ATTGATCCGATGCCAGATTATCGAAGGGGTCTGAAGCAATACCGTTGTAAACCAGTGTTACTAGGTCTTCGCGTCCCCCAGCAGCGATAAAGGCTTCACCAGTAGCACGAGAATTGACCAATACTTGAGATACTCGACGATTAGCTAGGAAAACGGCTATGGCACGATTGACCGAGCTAAAGTGTTGTGCGGTCACAATATCTCGCAGGTGCCAAACCACGGTCGGACCGCCCATCAATGTTGCGATCGCAGCAGCAATGAACGCTTTTTGGGAGTTGGCGTGTACTAGGTCAAACTTCCGTCCAGCTGCTGCTATTTGACGAGCCATCCACCACAGGGCAGGTAATGCCTTAACAGCACTGAGTCCCCCTGAAGTCCTTACGGCTAAGATGGATTGGGGTGCAGGTATGACCTTGACCTTCACCTGTGCAGCTTCCAGCCGTTCCCGGAACGGACCATCGGCAAACAGTAGTACTTCGCTGGTGTCCCGGTAGGCAGTGGCCAGATCCAGCAGGCTCAACTCAGCTCCGCCCAAAACGGCGGCATGATCGACAAAAAGGACTCGACGGCGCGTCATAAGAGCGAGTAGTGCACAAAAGGGTGTTTAAAAATTGCAAACAAATTCCCATTATACCCTCATGGGGGATATCCCCATGACCACACTACCTCACTCCATCGCTATTGCCTATTGCCTATTGCCTATTGCCTTAAAAGGATAAGCAATATCGCTGACTCGTTCACCAGAATTGCTATATTAATCCATGGCAGCTTGATAAACCGATTTAATTCGTTGAGCAATCACCGGCCAAGTATAGTGCTCATGAACATAAGCTTCACAAGCCTCAGAGCTAGGGAGTTGACGCTTACCAGAAAATACCTCGATCATGCCCTGAGCAAGTTGATCAACTGAAGTCCCCTCAAACAATAAGTCTTCCGAGAAAGGCTGTAAAATCTCTGGAATACTATCTACAGGTGTTCCTAGAACTGGCGTTCCATTTACCAAGGACTCAATAACAATTAGACCAAAGCCTTCCCATGCCACGGTTGGCACAACTGAGAAAGTGGCAGCACGGTAAGCTAGGGCTAAATCTTGGTCTGAGACAAAACCCAACAAGCGCACATGGTCAGTCAGTCCTAATGCTTCAATCTGTGCTTGCAAGGTTGGCATCAGTGTGCCTTTACCCGCTATCAGTAGTAGCACGTCTGGATAGCGCTTACGCACTTGATCCACTGCTGCAATTAAATTTTCTAAGCCCATGCGTTTAGCTAACCGTCGCACAGCTAAGATAATTGGTCGATCTTGAGGCCAGCCTAGTTTTGACCGTGCCTCCTCGGGTGTAATGGTGGTGTCGAAACGCTCCGTATCAACCCCCGGAGGAATGATGTGAATGCGCTCTAGTGGGATATGATACTCTTGGTGCAAGGTGTTACGGAAAGCCTCAGAAAGTACGATAAACTTAGCTATCCGTCCGTAAGTCACCCGCTCTAGCATCCATTTTAACCGAGTCGCAACGGTATTGCTGCCTTCTACATGCCCTTCTAATGCCCAAGGCCCTTGGAAGTGCATCACCATTGGGCGACTGTCTAATTGATCGAGGATTGGAAAGGTATATAAAGCGAAGTGGGACACTACTAGGGGGTAGTCTTCCTCCTTCAGCACTCGATGCATCGTCTGTCGGATACCGCTCCAGCGTTGCCAGAGAGGGGATTCATGGCTAGCAAAGGCTTGGACTTGACCACCGGAGTTTTCAGATACAGCGGTTGAGCCTGCCACTAAGCCACGCATCTCTACACCAGCTTGGGGTAAGTAACGAGTGCAATCGTAATAAACTCGGTTGAGTCCTCCTGCTTGTTCAGGGAACCAACCCATACCGATTTGAAGTGTTTTCACAGTACTAGAGCCTCGATAGTGTTTGTTATAGCAAAGGGAGTAGGGAGTAGGGAGTAGGGAGTAGGGAGTAGGGAGTAGGGAGTAGGGAGTAGGGAGTAGGGAGTAGGGATGCATCGCTTCTGCCTTCTGCCTTCTGCCTTCTGCCTTCTGCCTTGTTGTTGTACAATTGAAATGCACAACAGCTTAGCTTAGGGGTCCATCTTTATGCGGTACATTAAAGCTTTAGCGTAAAAATCCTCTTCAGCAAATAGCAAGTATTCTCCATTTTTTCTTCGCACTACTCTTAAGGCCATCGGGACATCTAGCCAACCTGTGGTTGATTTGACTTCTGGGCCGGGATTTATTTTGCCAATCTCTTGACCTGTGCGAAAATCATAAACTCGCACTTTAGCATATCGATTCGGATCTTTTTCATAACTATTATCGACATAGCCGACAAATAAATAGTCTCCCGAAATAGCCATACTTTTCGGTAAATCTGGTCTGACTCCTTTCGATTTTTGATTGTAAGCTATGACCACTTCACCGGCTTTTTGTGGCGCTTTACTCCAATTGATATATTTAACAGCTCTGTTACCAATCAATCCCCAATCCCCCCTTTTGTCAAAGGTCGGAGAATATCCAGCAATGTACATGGTATCGGTTTTCGGATGATACTCAAGTCGTTGAATAATTTTAAACTCCTTTGGCATTTCAAAGGATTGTTGATTGTTAATATCGTAAATCGGGCTGCCGTAGGAATCAAACCGTTTAAGGGATAGTTTTTTAATCCCGTTTGTTGATGTACCTATCCAGATATTACCGTCATCATCAGGCCAAAATGCCCAACCCCGATAATTTTGTCCTTGATTATATTCACCTTGTTCAGCCTGCTCCTCTTGTCCATTACCGTTTTTATCTTGCCAATAGCGATAATCCAATTGAGTTCCCCAAAATGAGGCAGTGGGAATAGCCACTTCCCCATCAGTTTCCGGATTAAACCGATAAACATGGATACCAGCTGACTCAGTATACATACTATTGGTAAACATCAACTTCCGACCCTTCACCCGGCGAATCATAGCACCAGCATTATGCTTGATAGTCTTCTTAATCCGATTATCATTAGGATACTTAAAGGGATTAACGGTATGGGCGACATGAGTCCATTCTTGACCTGATGATTTACTGTAATCTAGTTTAAACTGTTGATTTTTGGTATGAACAACAGTTTCATCCGCTGGATCAATATCAGGAATATCAATAAATAAGAGACCTTGCAATTTCCAATTGAGAGTCCCATCCAGTTTGTAGCTATCCAGGGTTAATCCACCTGCTTCCCAAGCGTAAATCCGACTGGGATCACTGGCGACATAAATATTATTCTCCTGATCGACTCCAATCCCAGTAATTGAATTAAAATGTAAGGGTCTGATTTTTCCAATTTCCTGAGGACTTCCGCTGTAGATTCCTCCTTTAACACCAAAGGTTCCATCAGGAGTTGGATTTCCACTGCTGTCTAGATTTTTAAAGATTTTAATCTGGTTATCAGGTCCACCATCTCCTACTAATAGGCGATTTTGATTATCCACAACAATAGCTGTAGGGATGCGAACCGAATCAATTTTACCTTGGACTTGACCCGTTTCTGAATTTAACTTAAGGATCTTATTTGTCTTGTTCTGGATAACCCACAATGAGCCAGTTTTATCTAATGCTAATTTACCCGGTTGATTCACTGACCATTCTTTAACCGGTTTCATGGTCTGGGCATCATAAACTTTGATTTTATTGTTAGGGGTATCACTAACATATAAGCGACTATTATCTGCTGCGATTCCCCGAATCAAACCTTGATTAGTATTGATAATCAACATACTTTTATCATAGCCTTTACCCCCCTTAAATTTTGCTCCTTTATAATTACTTATGTTATAGCGACGAACACAATACCATTTATCATCAGAATTGGGATATCCTACGCCATAGCGACCCTTTTGTGTCATCGCCATGTAAATATAGTTATCATTCACTGCGATCGCAGTTCCCCCGGATCTTCCCCAGCCATGGGTAGCATCGAGTTGACCAAGAACATCACCATTTTTATAAACCCCCCCTTCTCTAGCAGCTTCATCCCAGGGAGCATTACCATAAACCGTACCATCGGGACTTACAGCCATCCCTAACATCGATAGCTGGACATGTTTTCCCTTGCCCGGAAGCTCACCTCCAGGACCATAGGTATTACCGATCCAAGAGGTAGTGTAAGTCAACCGTTGGCTTGGGTTGGATTCAGCAGTTATCGTGTCATTGTTGCTAATCACAGAATGGGCAATAATTACCAAAACAGCGATCACAGGAACAATCGCAGCATATTGCCATTCGGGGATACGTATTGACATAGTTTTTTCCCTGAACTCGAAACTATTTAAAAGACTGGAGTCTGCAACCTGGGGTAGCTAGCGGTCAAGCTTCCTTAGGAACACTTTAGAAGCTGATGATAAACAGCAGTAATCTTCTCCACCATAGTGGTGACGGTTAGTTCGTCAATGTTTTGCTGTGCTGCACGTCTTAATCTATTTTGTTCAGACGGACTAGACAGAAGCATCTCGATCTGATCTGCTAGTGCGATCGCATTTTTAGGAGGAACTAGCACTCCTGCCTTACCGTCATCTAGTGCTTCGGGAATACCATCCACGCTAGTAGCAACAATCGGGCAAGCCACCTGTCGTGCTTCCATCAAAACCAGACCGAAAGACTCACGGTGTGAAGCTAGGACAAAAACATCCGCTGCCATCATGTAAGCTTGGGGATTTTTATGAAAACCTTCGAAGTGAATACGATCAGCAACTGACGATGCCGCAGCTTGAGTTTCAAACATTTGACGGTCGGGACCATCTCCCACTAAGTACAAATGTGCCTTAGGACAACCCTTAGCGACCTGCTCAAAAGCGCTAATTAACTCAGTAATTCCCTTACGTCGGTTCATGCCAGCTACCGTGACAATAGC
Coding sequences within it:
- a CDS encoding glycosyltransferase, with protein sequence MTRRRVLFVDHAAVLGGAELSLLDLATAYRDTSEVLLFADGPFRERLEAAQVKVKVIPAPQSILAVRTSGGLSAVKALPALWWMARQIAAAGRKFDLVHANSQKAFIAAAIATLMGGPTVVWHLRDIVTAQHFSSVNRAIAVFLANRRVSQVLVNSRATGEAFIAAGGREDLVTLVYNGIASDPFDNLASDQSAQIRDQLGIGDAPVVGVFSRLSYWKGQHILLEALQELPNVHALLVGKALFGEEEYASRLEAMAAAPELAGRVHMLGFRNDVPALMSACNIVLHTSTEPEPFGRVIVEGQLAKRPVVAAAAGGAVELIQDGVTGHLVPPGDSAALAKVIGELLSDPIAAYMLAERGYIHAKSTFSLESLLMTFEQALNKV
- a CDS encoding glycosyltransferase family 4 protein; translated protein: MGWFPEQAGGLNRVYYDCTRYLPQAGVEMRGLVAGSTAVSENSGGQVQAFASHESPLWQRWSGIRQTMHRVLKEEDYPLVVSHFALYTFPILDQLDSRPMVMHFQGPWALEGHVEGSNTVATRLKWMLERVTYGRIAKFIVLSEAFRNTLHQEYHIPLERIHIIPPGVDTERFDTTITPEEARSKLGWPQDRPIILAVRRLAKRMGLENLIAAVDQVRKRYPDVLLLIAGKGTLMPTLQAQIEALGLTDHVRLLGFVSDQDLALAYRAATFSVVPTVAWEGFGLIVIESLVNGTPVLGTPVDSIPEILQPFSEDLLFEGTSVDQLAQGMIEVFSGKRQLPSSEACEAYVHEHYTWPVIAQRIKSVYQAAMD
- a CDS encoding glycosyltransferase family 4 protein, whose product is MRILHILNHIKETGNGIVNLAIDVACEQAKAGHEVGIASAGGGYETLLRAYGVTHFELDQTRKPLHLLKAAGRYRGIIAEFQPDIVHGHMMTGVVLARFLRGSAKYGLVSHLHNVHQRSSVVMGLAERVISVSDAVATSMSKWGIPRGKMPVIKNCTLGSHRLPAIETCTPKALEHPAIVTVAGMNRRKGITELISAFEQVAKGCPKAHLYLVGDGPDRQMFETQAAASSVADRIHFEGFHKNPQAYMMAADVFVLASHRESFGLVLMEARQVACPIVATSVDGIPEALDDGKAGVLVPPKNAIALADQIEMLLSSPSEQNRLRRAAQQNIDELTVTTMVEKITAVYHQLLKCS